Genomic DNA from uncultured Desulfuromusa sp.:
AAGGAACAAGTCACAAAAAATTCCTTGAGTCGCGAAAAAATGAAACGATTATAAAGTTTTTTAAACAGCGTTATATTAACTATATCCTCACAATTATTCTAATAATTTCTTTTTATTTTCAATAAGTTAACTGTAAATAAAAAAAAACAAATCCCAATCAATAAAAAACAAGAATAAGACATCAACAAAAAAGTGTGTTGACAACTATATAACAGCGTATTACTGTACCGTCATCATACTGCCCATATAAGATTAAAAGTTGCTAAAATGAATCTCCAGTTTAAAATTTATCCAAAAGGCTCAGGACACAATGCCAGGCAGAGAAAAAGACTCTTACAATATCAGGTCTGTTGAAAATGCCCTGCACCTCCTTGAAGCACTCGCTGATGAGGAAAGCAGCTGCAGTCTGGCTCAGCTTAGCCAACGCCTGGATATGACCAAGGCCAGCCTGTTCAGAATGATGGCAACTTTTGAAAACCACGGTTATGTCGAGCGAGGTAATCTCAGTGGCGAGTATCAGCTCGGACTGGCCGCATTTGAGGTCAGCCAGAAGCTGCTCTCCAAAATGACTCTACTTCGAAAAGCCAGACCCGCCATGGCTCAATTGGTACGTCAGTGTAATGAAACTGTTTATCTGGTCGTTCAAAGAGATCGCGAGGCGCTTTTTTTGGAAATGCTGGACAACGACCAGAAAGTGAAGGTCA
This window encodes:
- a CDS encoding IclR family transcriptional regulator yields the protein MPGREKDSYNIRSVENALHLLEALADEESSCSLAQLSQRLDMTKASLFRMMATFENHGYVERGNLSGEYQLGLAAFEVSQKLLSKMTLLRKARPAMAQLVRQCNETVYLVVQRDREALFLEMLDNDQKVKVIPLTSQRFPLEECAAGKIFLTFDETNQPLTTDHPELLNEISHCRKQGYCIDNNGIGEGSTCIAVPLFKSGKILTGCLALIAPSFRTDENRINKELAPALKAAGEMISAQLGHNAYTPRSIP